The Listeria cossartiae subsp. cossartiae genome includes the window CCAGCATCAACTACGGACATTTCTTCGTTATCGCAATTTTTAATGGCGGGTTGTGCAAGGCCGTTTAGCGCAATGTTATTTTCGTTTTCATCGGCTAATTGTTGGTTGTTTGCGCATAGTTCGCGGTCTTCTGAAAGCAAACCTTTGATTAAAAATAGGTGGATAAAGGCAAGTTCGTCTTTGGAAATTCCGTTTGGTTCTAGTGGGTTTAAGTCAATGGAGCGGATTTCCAAGTATTCTACGCCGTGCTTCGCCAAGCTTTCCACGGTTTGATCCGTGTGCGCATTTTTTAAACGAATTGGGTTGTAAAATTCGCGCATGCTCTCGATTTTGCCTTCTTCGATGTAGTTGGAAATGCTGGAAATATAAGCGTCAAATGAATTGTAATTGACGAAAAGAGATTCTTTATTTTTATAGCCAGCGTTACTATTGCGAAGTGAAATTCCGTCACGAAGGGCGCTAGTGCCATCATGTAAGGTTTCTTCGTTTGTCGTTTTTGTAAAATCAGCAAGGTAGACCGGGCTCGCGCCAGTTAAATAAATGAGTAACCAACGATTTTTCATAAAGTATTTGGCAACTTTTAAATATAGGCGGTTTTTAAAGTCTTGCTTGGATTCTTCGGGAAGGCTAATTTCGGCGTAAAGTCCGTCAATTAGGGCTTCTGGGAAAGAGAAATTATAATGAATGCCGGATAATAATTGGATTTTCTTACCGTAGCCTTTAGCCAAGTGTTCGCGGTATTTTCGGTCAGGACTATCGGGTGTTTTATATTCAGCAATCGGAATATCTTCTTCTTCTGGCAAAATTGGTGGATTGCTAGATGGCCAAAGTAGTTCGTTTTCGGAGCGCAATGAAACGATATTATGAAGATTTTCAAGCCATTCATATACAGAGTCAATCGAATCTGTTACCGGAGTAATCATTTCAATCTGACTTTCCGAAAAATCGGTTTTAATATAAGGGTTATCTTCTTTTGGTCCAAAAATAGCTGGATGTGGCGTTAGAGCCAATTTTCCATCAGAAGTTACGCGGATATTTTCTTTTTCCAAGCCAAAATGTCCAGAAAATAAGTGCTTCCGGAGTGTTGGGTTTTGTTTAAAAGAATCGAGCATGGTCGTATCAAGTTTTATCATGTTTTCACCTCAGGGGTTTTAAATAAGTTCATATAGAGATATTTTACCGCAATATGTGAAATTAGTATAATGATTGGTTTGCAACTTTCTTTCGTGAATTGATAGAAAGTTTTTAAAAGTGTAGAAAAAATAGTACAGAGCTTATATAATGAGTGAAAGAGGTGGAAAAATGGAAATTCGGAACTTAACTAAAAAGATGGATGATAACTTGGTTTTGAAGGATGTTTCATTTGATTTGAAAGCTGGCGAGGTAACGGCTTTAATTGGTCGAAATGGTGTTGGGAAAACGACATTATTTTCGACGATGACAGGGATTTATTTGCCAGATGAGGGCGATGTTTTCTTAGATTCGAAGAGTATTTTTAAACACCCAGAAGTGAAACAACAGCTATTTTTCTTGGAAGATAATATGAATCATTTTAATACATACAGCGTGCACACGGTTGTGAAGATTTATAAGCAAATTTACACAACGTTTGATGAAGCGTTTTTTATGGAGCTAATGAAGCAATTTGAACTACCGATGAAGGCGAAATTACTGTCTTTTTCAAAGGGACGAAAGGCTTTATTTTTTATTATTTTAGCTTTTTCGCTAAATGTTCGGTATTTGTTGCTGGATGAACCGATGGACGGGCTCGATATTATTATTAAAAAACAGATTTTGGCGATTATTAAGGATACGGTGAAGAAGCGCGGGACGAGTGTGGTGATTGCGTCTCACCGTTTGGAAGAGCTTGAGGCGATTGCGGACCGGGTGATAGTTCTAAAGGGCGCGAGCGTGGAGCTGGATTATTATTTAGAGGATATGCGGACAGATGCGGTTAAAATACAGGTGGCCTTTAAGACGAAAAAAATACCTGAATTTGTGAAAAATAATGCGCAATTATTGTATCGAAATGGGCGAATTTACACGCTTTTAGTGACGGAAAATGCAAGCGGTTTTCTAGCTGATTTGCGTTTAGAGGAACCGGTTTTATTGGAAGAAATGTCGATAACGATAGAGGATATTTTCACGGTGCATTTGGCGAATGATAAAATAGATTATTACGAGATATAGCAGGGGGTGAGACTAATCATGTTTAATCGAGGGTTATGGTACCGGGAATGGCGCAATATGAGATGGATGCTTTTGGGCGTGGCGTTACTTTTTTTTCTGGGGATTACGTTAGGTTTAATGTCGGACGCGGACAGATGGCACAGTCAAAAGGACTACTATGAATCCAGTGATTTTATAAAACAACAGGAAGAAAATCCGGAATTTAAAACGTCTGATGAAGAAATGAAGGCTAGTTTGACGGTCGCTTATTTGGCGGTGCCGATGTACACTAATTTTGTTCAAGATGAGTTTGTGGATTACATGCCATTTATGTTTTATTTTCAAGTGGAGATGTTTTTTACGTTGATTAAGATAAGTGTGTTTATTTTAGGGGTTTTAGCGGTTATTTTTGAGCGATACACAAGGGCAAATCGTTTTACTGCCTCGCTACCATATAAAAGGACGCACATTGTTGGGGTTAAAGTGATTATGGGGATAGCGACGATTGCATTAAGTTACATTGGGTCTATGGGTATTGGTTTAGCTTATTTCTTGTCGCAAGTACCAACAGAATATATCCAGTTTGATGCAGCGAAATTTTGGGTTGATATTGTTGGCGGGTTATTTTCTTATATTGTTATATTTTTAGTAGCTATTTTAATTGGTTTATTGATAGGTTCGCCGATTGCTTCGGCATTTGTAGCGTTTGGAGTGATGTTATTGCCGAATGTGTTAAATCCTACTTTAGATAATCTGTATAACTTTATTTGGCCGCATGGTGGGGATCAAGGGATGTCTAAACTGTTGCGGTTTGAGGATTATGTGAATGTATTTTCTCCGTTTTCGTTTGAATCGCCTTCATTTGGCGCGGTAATTTATAGCGTGATATTGAGCATGCTGATGGTTATAGCTATTTTAATTTTATATAAGAAGCAGCATATTGAACGGAGTGGTAATTTGTTTGCTTTTTCATGGGTGAAATGGCCGTTTTTAGTGTTATTTTCGTTGTTTGTCGGGATGGCTGCTGCTAATTTGGCGGTGACGGATACAGAGCTTGGTTTTATTGGTTACTTGGCTTGGGGAATTGGTTCGACGGTGGCTAGTTTTGTTTTAGCACTCTACATTTTAAATAAAATGCGTGGGCTTTTCCAAATGTCTAAAACGAATTAAAAAAATAGCTTTTTTATAGTAGGTAAGTCCGGTATAATAGAGGATAGAATGAGTGAGGGAGGATTTAGCATTGACCACAGAAACAGAAACGAATAAACCGCAGTTAGCTGAATTAAAAGCTAATTTAACAAAGCGGAATTTGCAATATGTAATGGAAGTTGAAAAGCATTTGCGAGGAACTCATTACGGCGAAGAACAACAAGAAGTGATTGTTTATGAAATGAGTGAAAAGATTTTAGCCGAACAGAAAAAAGGCATAACAGCGAGAAAATTATTTAATTTAACACCAACAGAATATGTTGTTTCTTTAGATGTGAAAGCAGCTACGGTTGAGCAAAATACGGACAAATGGTGGCTAGTTCTTGACGGCGGACTCCTTGTACTTGGAGCGATGATGCTGATTTCTGGAATTAGTGCTTATTTCCAAAAAAATGCACAGACTTTAGGAATTATCGTGCTAGTAATCACTGCAGTTGTCGGTGGTTTCGCGATGCTAATCTTACGTAAATACGCATCCAACATGCGCGCAGGCCAAAAAGGTGGAACAATAAAATACTTACTAGTAGCGGTCGGAGTCATTGCGATATGGATGTTTGTAATGACGATTGTACAAGTGACAATTCCTCCAAATATCAATGTAGCGTTAAGTCCGATTGTTAACACAGTTGGTGGTGCAATTATTATTGCCCTACGTTTCTATGTGAAGAAAAAGAAAAATATTCCATCCTTATAAGAAGATGGACACGGACAGGTGACCTAAATTGCATATTGCGAGCTGGTCGCCTGTTTTTATTTCCCGGGAAATACTGATACAGATGAGGTGAATAAACTTATGTTTTCGTATGAAGTGATTAGACAATTTACAGAGACAGAGCATCATTTATACCGTTACATAATGGAAAATCGGGACAAAGTTATGTTTATGAGGGTTCGTGAGCTTTCAGAAGTGACGCATGTTTCGCCGGCTTCCATCGTTCGTTTTACTAGAAAATTGGGTTGTGAAGGCTTTTCGGAATTTAAAGTGAAGCTAAAACAAGAAGCGACGCGTGAAGTGAAGAAAAAAACGGCGGATACAGTAGAAGTTTTAGAGGAATTCTTTGAACGGACAATGAATCGTGATTATGATCATGTGTTAGACGCGGCGGCGGAAATTATCAATGAAGCTGATTTAGTCGTGTTTTTCGGAATCGGAACCTCAGGGATTTTAGCAGAGTATGGTAGTCGTTTTTTCTCCAATATGAAAAAGCGGACGTTTTATATTAAAGATCCATTTTATCCCAACCCGGGAGAGCAATTTAAAAATAAAGCAGTGATGATTATACTTTCTGTGTCGGGCGAAACGGACCAGGTGCTCGAACAGGCGCAAAATATGCAGCAATATGGCAGTCGGATTATTAGTATCACCAATACGAGCCACAATACGCTTGCGGGCTTGTCTGATGTTAACATTCCGTATTATGTGACGCAAGAAATGGTCGATAAGACGAATATTACGACGCAAATTCCGGTGCTATTTTTACTGGAAGCGATGGCGAAGAAAAATTATAATCAAGAGCAAGAAGAATAATAAAAAGCGTGCAGGTTTTCGAGGCCTACACGCTTTTTATTAGTTTATTTTTTTGTATACATGTACGAACTCAGTGACAACTTCTCTTAATGTTTCCGTTGTGATAAGTAAGTCTTCTGCATGGATTAAAAGTAATTGGATTTCCACTTTTTCACCGGAAGCTTCTTTTTGGATTAGCTTATGATGTTCGTGATGCCCGTTTGCGAGTGTTTCGCCGCCTTCTTTTAGTTTTGCTTCTGCTTCCTCAAAATTGCCTTCACGAGCCGCACGAAGTCCTTCTAAGTAACTGCTTCTCGCAGAACCAACTTGGCTAATCATGCCAAAAATAACTGTTTCCATTTCATTCATGTCTATTTTCCTCCTGTAAAAAGTGATACACTGCGCCGAGTAGGCCAGCTTGATTTTTATGTGTTGCTGTTTCGATAATTGTGTCACGCAGTCCAAAGCTCTCCATATGATGCTTTAGCTCCGCGATAAAAGTAGGGCGGCTTGTAATTCCACCACCGATAAAAATGTGCGTTGGATCAAACAGGTAAATTAAATTATAAAGGCCCGTACAAATCCCGGTATAAAATTCATTAATAAGTCGTTCTGAGACGGCGTCGTGCGCATCATACTTAGCAAAAATTTCTTCGCCGGTAATCTCTTCTAAAGGGCGCCCAGTAAGTTCCGCGTATTGTCTACGAAGAACAAGCATGGTTGTCGTCTCATTTAGCGTATATTTGCCAGGACGAAAAGCACCAGGACGCTCGCTAAACATATAACCAAACTCACCAGCCCGGAAACGACCACCACGAACTAATTCGCCATTGGAAAAAATTCCGCCACCAATCCCAGTTCCGATCGTTAAACAAAGAAAATCATCTAATTCTTGCCCTTTACCAAGCCATTTTTCAGCAAGTAGGGCACAATTGGCGTCATTTTCGATGGCAACAGGAAGACTGGTTTCCGCTTCAAGCCATTCTTTCAAATTAAAGTTATCAAATCTACGGATAGCGCCGCCCATTGTGATAAGACCGGTTTTCGGGTTCACATAGCCCGGTGCGCTGACAGCAATGCCTGTTACGTCAGTATTTTCAGCAAGAAACACTTTCATTTCTGCTAAAATTTGGTCGCCGTCGCTACCGCTGATTTCGGCTGATTTTGTTAAAATAATTTCACCATGCGGCAAAACGACCCCCATTTTAAGGGCCGTTCCACCGATATCAAAAGCTGCAATTTTCATTTTGTCACATCCTATTGTTCCGTTGAGGCTGTTGCATTTTTGTCCATTGCAGCATCACTCGCGGCAATTTTGTTAGATACAAGTACGAATGGTAGATAAATGACTGTTGCGACGGCTAGACAAAGCAAGCCGACCAGAAGCGCGAGCCAGTTTCCTCCTGTACCAAGGAATGGAATCAGTGGTCCTGGAGTTGTCCAAGGCACTTGATAGGCGACAGGTGGAATAAGTTTTGTTGAGATAAAGAAGTAACCAATTAATGTATTGATTGCTGGTGTAATGATGAAAGGAATTACCATAATTGGGTTTAATACGATTGGTAAACCGAAAATAACTGGTTCATTGATGTTGAAAATCCCTGGTGCAAGAGAAAGTTTCGCGATATCGCGGTAGTCTGCACGACGGGATGCGATAAAGATAGCAATCAGTAAACCTAGAGTCATACCAGATCCGCCGTAGTTTGCGAATCCGTCATTTAGGCCAGCCCATGTTGCTGGGTAAGGAGCGCCCCAAGCAGAACCATGTTGTGCTACGTAAGATAAGTTGTCTAAGTTTGGTTCAGTGAAGATGGTGTCACGAATAGCCGCAACAGTGTTAGGCCCGTGAATACCAAGAACCCAAAGTAAGTTAGAAACAAGCCCGATGATAATTACAGAGAATACGTTAGTTCCCATATCTTTAAGTGGCGCTTGAATAACTGTGTAAACAAGGTCGTTTAAACCTTCTGGAGCGATTAAAGTGATTAAGTAGTTAATTACAGAGAAAAGAATAGTGATGATGATAACTGGAATTAATACTTTAAAAGAACGAGCAACTGCTGGTGGTACTTGGTCAGGCATTTTAATCATTAAACGAGGGGATCTAGCTAGACGGCTAAATACTTCCCCAGTAATAATCGCTACAATAATCGCAACGAAAAGGCCTTGTGCGCCTAAGAATTTGATTGTCATGTAAGATGCATTGTCAACTACTGTGTAAGGTGTATACACGATAAAGAATGCACCTATTGAGGTAAGTCCACAGAGTAAATCATCCTGTTTAAAGAAGATGGCGAGATTCCGCGCGACTAAGAATACAATTAGAATCGCCATAATATTGGTCGAACCTTGCATTACCGGCGAAAATACAGCCTGTGCATCTGCTAAATTAGGGAAGATTTTCCCTAGGAATAAGATTTTTGCAATAAAGCCATCTGGTGATAATACTGCGAAGTTAATCAAAGTGATAATTGAACCCGCCATAATTAATGGGAAAACTAAAATAAATGCATCACGAATTGCTGCAATATGGCGCTGCGAGTTCAATTTATTCGCAACTGGTACTAAAACACGTTCCATGCCGTGTTCAAATTTTGACATTATACTCATTTTAAAACCTCCCTATTTTGAATGAAACTCCCTTAACCAATTTCCGCGAAAGCTTTTTCAAGAACGGCTTTCCCGTTTAACATACCATAATCTTTCATATCAATTACCACAACAGGAATGCGACCTTGTACAAGTTCATCCACTTGCGGTTTTTGGTAGCGAACTTGAGGTCCAAGCATAACGATATCCATTTTATCTACTACGCTGCTAGCTTCGGATACTGGTAATGCTTCAATTTCAATTTCTTCCCCAACAGAGGTTGCGTGCGCTTTCATTTTAGTAACGAGTAAGCTTGTCGACATTCCGGCCGCACATACAAGTAATATTTTTTTCATTAAAAATTCCCTCCCAAAATGGTTGAAGCAGAGAGAGAACAAGGCTTATTTGCCCTGTTCTTCTACTAAATTAGCTCCGTTTGCTTCGATTGTCTTTTTATACCAGTAAAAACTGTCTTTTTTATAGCGTTTTAATTCTTTTTCATCGTTTTCGTCGCGGTCAACATATACGAAGCCGTAACGTTTTTGGTAGCCGTTTAACCAGCTTAGTAAATCTGTGAAGCTCCAAGTGCAGTAACCAAGCATCTCTACACCGTCCGTAATTGCTTCTTGGATTGCTAGAGCATGTGCGCGAATGTATTCAATCCGGTACTCATCGTGGATTTTGTGGTCTTCCGTCAAGCTATCATACTCACCAAGACCATTTTCAGTAATCATGATTGGTAATTTATAGCGGTTAGTAATTCTACGTAAGCCAATGCGCAAGCCAGTTGGATCAATATCCCAGTCCCAATTCGTTTTCTCTAAGTAAGGGTTGTTGGTGTTTTTGTATAACCCCGGTACACCAGTTTCCTCGGAAGTGCCTTTTTCGCCAGTTGTATTCATTTTCCCAGAACCAACGCCGTCTTTCCCATTAAATGCATGA containing:
- a CDS encoding ATP-binding cassette domain-containing protein is translated as MEIRNLTKKMDDNLVLKDVSFDLKAGEVTALIGRNGVGKTTLFSTMTGIYLPDEGDVFLDSKSIFKHPEVKQQLFFLEDNMNHFNTYSVHTVVKIYKQIYTTFDEAFFMELMKQFELPMKAKLLSFSKGRKALFFIILAFSLNVRYLLLDEPMDGLDIIIKKQILAIIKDTVKKRGTSVVIASHRLEELEAIADRVIVLKGASVELDYYLEDMRTDAVKIQVAFKTKKIPEFVKNNAQLLYRNGRIYTLLVTENASGFLADLRLEEPVLLEEMSITIEDIFTVHLANDKIDYYEI
- a CDS encoding permease; translation: MFNRGLWYREWRNMRWMLLGVALLFFLGITLGLMSDADRWHSQKDYYESSDFIKQQEENPEFKTSDEEMKASLTVAYLAVPMYTNFVQDEFVDYMPFMFYFQVEMFFTLIKISVFILGVLAVIFERYTRANRFTASLPYKRTHIVGVKVIMGIATIALSYIGSMGIGLAYFLSQVPTEYIQFDAAKFWVDIVGGLFSYIVIFLVAILIGLLIGSPIASAFVAFGVMLLPNVLNPTLDNLYNFIWPHGGDQGMSKLLRFEDYVNVFSPFSFESPSFGAVIYSVILSMLMVIAILILYKKQHIERSGNLFAFSWVKWPFLVLFSLFVGMAAANLAVTDTELGFIGYLAWGIGSTVASFVLALYILNKMRGLFQMSKTN
- a CDS encoding DUF1129 domain-containing protein, whose product is MTTETETNKPQLAELKANLTKRNLQYVMEVEKHLRGTHYGEEQQEVIVYEMSEKILAEQKKGITARKLFNLTPTEYVVSLDVKAATVEQNTDKWWLVLDGGLLVLGAMMLISGISAYFQKNAQTLGIIVLVITAVVGGFAMLILRKYASNMRAGQKGGTIKYLLVAVGVIAIWMFVMTIVQVTIPPNINVALSPIVNTVGGAIIIALRFYVKKKKNIPSL
- a CDS encoding MurR/RpiR family transcriptional regulator — protein: MFSYEVIRQFTETEHHLYRYIMENRDKVMFMRVRELSEVTHVSPASIVRFTRKLGCEGFSEFKVKLKQEATREVKKKTADTVEVLEEFFERTMNRDYDHVLDAAAEIINEADLVVFFGIGTSGILAEYGSRFFSNMKKRTFYIKDPFYPNPGEQFKNKAVMIILSVSGETDQVLEQAQNMQQYGSRIISITNTSHNTLAGLSDVNIPYYVTQEMVDKTNITTQIPVLFLLEAMAKKNYNQEQEE
- a CDS encoding PTS lactose/cellobiose transporter subunit IIA, which encodes MNEMETVIFGMISQVGSARSSYLEGLRAAREGNFEEAEAKLKEGGETLANGHHEHHKLIQKEASGEKVEIQLLLIHAEDLLITTETLREVVTEFVHVYKKIN
- the bglK gene encoding beta-glucoside kinase, which produces MKIAAFDIGGTALKMGVVLPHGEIILTKSAEISGSDGDQILAEMKVFLAENTDVTGIAVSAPGYVNPKTGLITMGGAIRRFDNFNLKEWLEAETSLPVAIENDANCALLAEKWLGKGQELDDFLCLTIGTGIGGGIFSNGELVRGGRFRAGEFGYMFSERPGAFRPGKYTLNETTTMLVLRRQYAELTGRPLEEITGEEIFAKYDAHDAVSERLINEFYTGICTGLYNLIYLFDPTHIFIGGGITSRPTFIAELKHHMESFGLRDTIIETATHKNQAGLLGAVYHFLQEENRHE
- a CDS encoding PTS sugar transporter subunit IIC, whose translation is MSIMSKFEHGMERVLVPVANKLNSQRHIAAIRDAFILVFPLIMAGSIITLINFAVLSPDGFIAKILFLGKIFPNLADAQAVFSPVMQGSTNIMAILIVFLVARNLAIFFKQDDLLCGLTSIGAFFIVYTPYTVVDNASYMTIKFLGAQGLFVAIIVAIITGEVFSRLARSPRLMIKMPDQVPPAVARSFKVLIPVIIITILFSVINYLITLIAPEGLNDLVYTVIQAPLKDMGTNVFSVIIIGLVSNLLWVLGIHGPNTVAAIRDTIFTEPNLDNLSYVAQHGSAWGAPYPATWAGLNDGFANYGGSGMTLGLLIAIFIASRRADYRDIAKLSLAPGIFNINEPVIFGLPIVLNPIMVIPFIITPAINTLIGYFFISTKLIPPVAYQVPWTTPGPLIPFLGTGGNWLALLVGLLCLAVATVIYLPFVLVSNKIAASDAAMDKNATASTEQ
- a CDS encoding PTS sugar transporter subunit IIB; translation: MKKILLVCAAGMSTSLLVTKMKAHATSVGEEIEIEALPVSEASSVVDKMDIVMLGPQVRYQKPQVDELVQGRIPVVVIDMKDYGMLNGKAVLEKAFAEIG